A region from the Mucilaginibacter sp. CSA2-8R genome encodes:
- a CDS encoding DUF4407 domain-containing protein, translating into MKKVTRFFWFCSGAHIETLKKYPIEHNKYVGIGATIFFTALFACMSGGYAMYFVFSGNVLAPVFALLFGIIWGLAIFNMDRYIVASINKQGSINMQILQATPRILLAIMIGIVISRPLELKIFDKEIRNKLKGAYLKGQTRKIDTLQKTYKQKYAMEMGKSTELKKEKDSLERDINRSRVQLNQEVFGDKNDQTSGIIGYGTYAKQKEGILTEKQNRLKTVTEELDRLEQYLGQRKDYEGLNSTRLFSNVQLDSLANVAGFSDRNWALGQLAFREDGSKDLDTYMAQSFIGYLFILFECLPVFVKLMSPKGPYDVAVAKIAEANIHYADRDKDKEVIVTDNLFDHQVGADIERKKKIITNQSDYDFEQHSYE; encoded by the coding sequence ATGAAAAAAGTTACACGCTTTTTTTGGTTCTGTTCGGGAGCGCACATTGAAACCTTAAAAAAGTACCCCATTGAGCATAATAAGTATGTAGGTATTGGGGCCACTATATTTTTTACTGCTTTATTTGCCTGTATGTCGGGCGGGTACGCCATGTACTTTGTGTTTAGCGGTAATGTTTTAGCACCTGTTTTTGCTTTGTTATTCGGTATTATTTGGGGGCTGGCCATTTTTAATATGGACCGTTACATTGTAGCCAGTATTAATAAACAGGGTAGTATTAACATGCAGATACTGCAGGCTACGCCACGTATACTGTTGGCCATCATGATCGGTATTGTAATATCGCGTCCGCTGGAGCTCAAGATATTTGACAAAGAAATTCGGAATAAACTAAAAGGGGCTTATTTGAAAGGGCAAACCCGTAAAATTGATACGCTGCAAAAAACTTACAAGCAGAAGTATGCCATGGAAATGGGAAAGAGTACCGAGCTTAAAAAAGAAAAAGACTCTTTAGAGCGCGATATTAACCGTTCGCGTGTACAACTAAATCAGGAAGTTTTTGGTGATAAGAACGACCAAACTTCAGGCATTATAGGTTACGGCACATATGCCAAGCAAAAAGAAGGTATTTTGACAGAAAAGCAAAACCGCCTCAAAACCGTAACCGAAGAGTTAGACCGCCTGGAGCAGTATCTGGGTCAGCGCAAAGATTACGAAGGCTTGAACAGTACCCGTTTGTTCAGTAATGTGCAGTTAGATAGTTTGGCTAACGTAGCTGGGTTTTCTGACCGTAACTGGGCTTTGGGGCAACTGGCTTTTAGAGAGGATGGCAGCAAGGATTTAGACACCTATATGGCGCAGTCTTTTATAGGCTACTTGTTTATCTTATTTGAGTGTTTGCCGGTATTTGTAAAGCTGATGTCGCCTAAGGGGCCTTATGATGTAGCCGTAGCAAAAATTGCTGAGGCCAACATTCATTATGCCGACCGGGATAAAGATAAAGAGGTGATTGTAACCGACAACTTATTTGACCACCAGGTAGGGGCAGATATTGAAAGAAAAAAGAAAATTATCACCAATCAATCAGACTATGATTTTGAGCAGCATAGTTATGAGTGA
- a CDS encoding cyanophycinase: protein MGTNISAEEHILQPDYIKFFERGILRRMINESAKQLGSKIEVITTASQIPELVGQEYIKAFNQLEIENVNVIDIRNREDASNPVYLERIRQADIVMFSGGDQLRLSSIFGGTEFLQILKRRYQNEHFIIAGTSAGAAAASTNMIYRGQSNEALVKGEVQITAGLGFIDSVIIDTHFVQRGRIGRLFYAVASNPGILGIGLGEDAGLLITEGCMMEAIGSGLTIVVDGKGMSATNIYDVEMGAPVSIEGLKVHVISIFDKYDLAQHRLIMKKKTKVEEGVYLQVPDRD, encoded by the coding sequence ATGGGTACGAATATAAGTGCCGAAGAGCATATTTTACAGCCCGATTATATCAAATTTTTTGAGCGGGGAATACTCCGTCGCATGATTAACGAATCAGCTAAACAACTGGGCTCTAAAATAGAAGTGATTACTACCGCTTCGCAAATTCCGGAACTGGTGGGTCAGGAGTACATCAAAGCTTTTAATCAATTGGAGATTGAAAATGTAAATGTAATTGACATCCGCAACCGGGAAGACGCCAGCAACCCAGTTTATCTGGAACGTATACGCCAGGCCGACATTGTGATGTTTAGCGGCGGCGACCAGCTGCGCTTGAGCTCTATATTCGGCGGCACCGAGTTTTTACAAATCTTAAAAAGAAGATACCAAAACGAGCATTTTATTATAGCCGGTACATCGGCAGGTGCTGCTGCTGCATCTACCAATATGATTTACCGGGGGCAGAGCAACGAAGCACTTGTTAAAGGCGAGGTGCAGATTACCGCCGGATTGGGTTTTATTGACTCCGTTATTATTGATACCCACTTTGTACAACGGGGGCGTATTGGCCGTTTGTTTTATGCCGTAGCCAGCAACCCCGGCATTTTAGGTATTGGCTTAGGCGAAGATGCCGGGTTATTAATTACTGAAGGATGCATGATGGAAGCCATTGGCTCGGGCCTGACTATTGTAGTTGACGGCAAAGGCATGTCGGCCACTAATATTTATGATGTGGAAATGGGAGCCCCGGTATCTATTGAGGGCTTAAAGGTGCACGTGATTTCTATTTTTGATAAATATGACCTGGCACAGCATCGCCTGATTATGAAAAAGAAAACCAAGGTTGAAGAGGGCGTGTACTTACAAGTGCCCGACCGGGATTAA